The window TCATGGGCTGGGCCCGCGCTTATCTCCTTTCGCCTGGGACGATTTTCTTTGTTGGCTGGGTGCCAGGACTaaccgggcgcggattagatacggaGAAAGTCAGTAGCCAAagcgctactgaagtgacgtcaccaagctccgtggaccctaccatgatgtatgtgttgtatccatacggtccatccatttggagagatcgttttatggcatgagaaaaataatgagatagatctaaatttcaagtggaccccaccatagaaaacagtggggacagtgacatccaccgttcaaaacttcttaggggccacagaagtttccgatcaatcttatatatttttttcacttcatctatctctatgttaacttatgaattggttggatctaaaaaatacatcatggtgggccgtataaatgtttcaacaatgggtgtgaCTGATCACACggttttatgtggtgggtccacatgaacttTAGAACTATCTCATTCTTCTTCTCATACAATAAAACGATCTccataaatggttggacggtatggatacaacacatgcatcatggtggggtccacagagcttggtgacgtcacttcagtagcaattcggcactttggctactgaccttgtcagtatctaagaCTAACCAGTAACCATAGTTCGGCTGTTGCCTTACTTTTCCGCCGTCCAATGGTAAGTCACCGTAGGCTTAAACTAACAAAGTAGATCGTGTGCCATTTATTCTTCTTAGCTATAGATTTGTAGGCCTGGAGAAAAAGGTCacgatcttccaatctaggagacTTTTGGAAAATCCCCATCTGTGATAGGTCCATATAATCCTCGGTTTGTAGAACAAAGCATCACCGTACTTGTGTAAATCCTAATTATATTGTGGTCGTAACTAGGCTGGGTTAGGTGACTAATTTTGGGCCTGAGCCATAACCTTGGCCCCAACCTTATTACGACCCATTATCCCAAGCTAGATTAAACTTAATAGGACCAATGTTCTAGCCAAGGCTCGATTATCTAATAAGCCCAAGCCGGTCTTGAAACATATGATCTCAATCCATGGTTTTTTTATTTGGGGACTCATTCCAATtcatgtagagtgggtcacagcTAGAACTCTAAAACCGTTGTATCTTGCAAACTGGGATACTTAAGACAATCAACCCCACTACGCTTGGTTGCCCATGCTAGATTTGCGAGATtcgatcagatcaatggtcaaaagtttcatatattttcatttttactataaatcatAAGTTTTAGCTTgaatataacttttgatcctttgagccGTGGaaatcatgcccaacatgaaaagggcttaaaaAAGTTATGAGAGTAACGTGTCTGGGATAAATTGGACACTTATCATTTTGACCGAAAACTATGAAGTCTAATAAGAATAGAGgacgtctataaatagtaaatttactatttatagtaagtcatgtttttagggtgtcTGAGTCTAGGTTTGAGTTCATCATTTACAGAGtagtaattttattattattaatttttttaatcatcaattaagttattttgaatttattagaaattatataTACTTTTATCCCTAGtagattcgaggaagctctgtgagaGTCCAAAGAGCTCCGTGGATACAGAGTAGATATcccctaaggaagatggtgatcgaccacATCATGTCCCTCCCTCCATTAGTTGGATTTGAGTTAAGTCATAGCTTACTTGAGTAAGGGCAATCTAAAGCCCAACACAAATTAAGTTTGACAGGAAGCTTGAGCCCAAGCCCAATCAAACCTATCAGCTCCAACCCAAGGCTATTTCACATGGATAGAAATGACCAATAAAAACTTTATTTCATTATCTATGCCATATATAATGCCAGTAGCATTCAGCCGATCGATTTCACCCCCTCTAATTAGTCTTCCTTGAGTTCTTCAAAGGATGTTGGAAGAAAATTTAAGTGAGGCATAGATTTCACacacaaaatttctcaaaaaacgTTTGAGTTTACCCGTCTCCATTTAGAAAGCAAAAGAACCAAATTTCATCGCGTAATTGTTCAAATGGTTATGAGGACCGTACAAGTTGAGACTCAtagaataaacggtttggattgttggAAGACTATATCCCTATTCCAAGTCTGAAATTCTGTTGCATCATACTGAAACGCAGAGaatgtattcgagcaaacctctCTTGTGATGGGAAATCTACTCAGTGTTGCGGGATGATTTCATACATCGCACCAGTAGGGTACGCTGACGTATGAGGTGGCGTATGCATTAGCTGAGATGATACGTgtgtgagcttagcaaagctcttgtaGCACGTGAGACCGTAATTTTGATAGATTAGTTTAAGTCATGTGGCAACGAAtcatatttttctataatattTAAAACACCGACAATGTCGGGCATCCTTATTTTTATTTGACCAGCCCATCAGAAAACATCAAAAAGCATTAAAGGAGAGTGCAATCAGTTAAAGAAAAGCAAAGGCCAAGTGAGGTGGCTTTGTGGATACAGACGGAAAGCCAAATCTAAGTTGTTTATTCAAAGATCTTGTGGCAAATGAGAGTTGAGTTCGTGGCCCACAAAGAGATTACCACCACCTCTCCGGCCCCGAATCTCTCAGGTTCATGGCCATGCAAGAAAAGACAATTGGGGTCTAAAGCAACTAAACTCTTTCCAACAAGACTGGCAAGAAGTGGGAATCTAGTTGGAATCTAGTTGTAATCTAGTTGGAGTCTTTCATACGGGAAAGATGTCTTTCTCCTTTTAGATGGGTTTTCCACTCTACACCATAGGTAGCTCTGTATCTGTCAATCTaaagcatccaaatggtgggccctacaatggatGGCGCATTTAAGAAAAAGCCACTCCCCTAGGGAAGCGAATGGTGTGGCGGACGATCTAGCGCGGAGAGGCAGCAACGGCCAGTCCGATCATTTTTCCCGTCTTCCGGGGCCTCCCCAAGATGACCAAGGGCCTTTCATTTCTAGACAGGGTGGGGCTAGGCAATTTGAGGAAGGGTTGagtcttttcttgcttttttttccTTAAGGGTGTAGCTGATCTTTTTTCCTCACAATAGGCGGTCCTTCCACACACACCCTCCCCCACCCCCCCTTTTCTTGGATGTTAGGTCCGCCTGAATTCCCCTGTGTAAATTTTCCCCTTCTATGAATATAtcagaagtgaaaaaaaaaaaaaaaaaaactagcatcAGGAGTAAGGCCATTGGCGGCTTTTAATTTTCACCATCCATTTGAAGGCCACAAACAAACACTAATTAGGATAGTGAGTCCACTGTGATTTTACTATTGTAGGCTATCAAGAGTAGAGGACAACCGAAGAAACGGTCTGAAACCACCAACCGGACAACCTTATGTACTGTAGAGCTGCAACTAACCATGGCTGGTAAATTGCATGATGAGTCGGATCTTCTTTTCTACCTACGTGATTGTTAGCTGTCTTAATAACCAAGTAAATAAAATCtaatgagttatttgatactcttggtaaaggatgatgatgatacgtGAGCACTTGCCTCTATACACATGAATCATGTATAAATCATATTAAACAGTCCCTGTCATGTAACTCAATGTAGATAGGTGACAAATCTAAGATAGTGTTAATTAAGGGCTTTGAATCTATGCTTTCTGAAGATTTCTTCATCGTTGATTAATTAAATTTCATGCTGTCCTTCCATTAAATATCAAATAATCGACCATTTAAGGCATCATTTTCATGCTGTCCTTCCATTAAATATCAAATAATCGACCGTTTAAGGCATTATTTCAGTATAACTGTTGCCTTATTAACCTTCTAAAGTTGGCCTCGACATACCGACGGTTTAAATTGAGTTACACATAGTTTGAAATGTCTGAGTGTACCAGAGAATCAAAGTTTCCCTAAGATCAAATCAATGCTACCACACTTTCCATAACCATAGCTCTAATTCCCATTGAAAAGAGGAAAGAATCCATGCCGATGAACTACGGAAAATGGAAAAAGATACTTCTCTGAAACCATGCTTACAAATACTGCTATAACGATCATAAGAGCTACTAATATTCTCTACTGACTTCTATAAAATACTACAACTATTTTTACCATGGTAAAGGAATGGGGTCCTCACATTACACTGCATCCGATGGACTCGTCATCACTGTAATAGTCGGGGAACATCGGCTCCGGTGATCGCACTGGAGGTGGTTGGTGAGATACTGGCATGTGATGGTAGTAACCATCGTCAACGTTGAATGGTAGATGGGCCGGAGAAGCATCTATAATATAATATGGTGTGGCAACCATAGAAGGCCCTGGCATAAAACACTGCCTATCGGATGCAACATCACAGTCCCTGTGCACTATACCTGGAGAAATGGTGCAATTCACCTGTGGTGGAGGATTTACAGTTTTCATAGTTTCAGATGTAGAATCATTCATGCTTGTGCTTGCACCGTCCCCTTTGGGATCCTTTTTCTTACCTTTCTTACTCTCATTTTCATTAATCTTATCAGTGGTTTCGGACTTGTTTCCACCATCTACgcctttctcctttttcttcgCACCTGATTCATCTTGTTCGACAACCTTTGCACTACTCTCATCTTTCTTTTGTTTATTGTCAACTGTCCGATCCTCGCCGGGCCATATCTCTGTGGGTTTGCCTACTTTCGCAAGCTTCTTGATGAGAATTTGGACATCGACGTTGCCGACAACTGTGACTTTTGGTTCAGATACATGGACATGGGTGCCTACAACCCCTACAAGAAACCAAAACTTAGAAGGAGAAGAAATAATCTGTCTATAATTACAAATCATGCCCTTAATGGAAAACCACAgtcatatttattttacatctatGATTAAGAAATTCATGCTCTCTTACCATCAATATTCATTAGAGCTTTCTTCACCTTCTTCTTGCAACCTTCACAGCAATTAGCTGAGACCTTCAAGTCCACCCTCTGTGTATAGTCAAACACAAGTTCcacatgtgagagagagagagagagagagagaggaatatcaAGAAAATCCCAATCCACAAACACTTCCCACATTCAAAAATTCAACAAGCAAaatatcagagagagagagagagagagagagagagagagagagagagagagagagagagagagagaggaatatcaAGAAAATCCCAATCCGCAAACACTTCCCACATTCAAAAATTCAACAAGCAAaatatcagagagagagagagagagagagagagagagagagagaggaatatcaAGAAAATTCAAATCCACAAACACTTCCCACATTCAAAAATTCAACAAGCAAAATATCAGTGAGGTTTGCGTTTGGATAtagtattgaattgaattgcaaattgACAATGCTCAGTCTAATAAAGTGGGAATGAccaattttttatttccttcattagaacccttatatatatatatatatatatatatatatatatatatatatatatatatatatatataaagagagagagagagagagagagagagagagagagagagagagcggggggGTATATTCTACTTTGAAGTCTCCTTCCTTGGCCATGACTCTTGGTTTGTTGGTGGAAATGAAGGAAATTCAGAGAGTTTAAGCTTTGTTTGATAGAGATGTAAGTGCATGAGGATGTTAGGGTTTGGTTTATACATAGGAAGATGGGGCCTACGTGAATATTGACACGTAGCATATATTAAGTCGAATAAAACCGACTGGATTGTGCTGCCAACTGTAGCCAAGTCACAATTCACATATCATATTGGTCGAACAATCCTGAccactgattcgtggacacttgtttatagAAGGAGAGACTGTATAACAATCCATTATTTggtctttattcctttaaatgtGGGCCGCTTATTTATGTTCTTCTTAACTATCTGTTTTCAAGTCACCAAGAGAAGGGTTAGGATTATCCAACAGGATCCCCTGTACGTGTACGGACCATCAGACCGATGGTTGGATGGATCacggaaatgggccccacttctctACGACCGAGAATCGCGTGCAAATCCTCGGCCTCAGGATCATATTAATTCGCCTTTGAGACGACGCAACTCTATATCGGATGTCGACGTACCCGAGATGAATTTTTTATGATTCTCGACTCAATGCATGCACCAccaaccggaaacggattggctaccccacCTGCCACCGGCCCTTGgctcgtggtcggtgctctgtgggccccaccatgatgtatgtgtttcatccatgccgtccatctatttttctagatcattttagtatgtgagaccaaaaattaggaatataacaatctcaagtggaacacattacaggaaacagtgttgaatgaacgtagaccatcagaaacattttggggccataaaagttttggatcaagctgatctttgttttttcccttcatctaggtctgtatgacctaatcaacatattggatgtcaaacaaacagtacagtgggccttaggaggattttaatggtggatatccaatcactattgtttccttgtggtgtggcccacctgagatttatatccctcacaattttgggatcaagaataaaatgatctgtaaaattggatgaacggcatggatgaaacacatacatcatggtggggcccacagagtaccgaccatcagccattggctggtggcagggggagtagccaatccgtttcccctccAACCCAGGTTTTCAGTACGTAGAAGAGCGTCTAATGTTCGCAGGTGCAGTCCGTTGATCTGTTGGGTCCCGCCTTGGATGGACCACAGTCCAAACTTCTCCCACATTTTAAGATCATAGCCGCCATCCGGGAACTTTTGTTCAGTTAAACATGGACGGTTGATGCATTTCCCTTCTTGACCGTCTATTTATTCCGGTTGTTTGACCGGGATGCCATATGAACGAGAAATTTTGTCATGATCCGGTTACAACTGATCCCAATagacgaacggtctggatcactgatacACTTGCCTAACTTGCGTATCCTGCCACCGAAGGATCATATAGTTGCTTCTATTAAATGCCAATCCTTTTGTTAAAACAATAATTAACGTCAAGTATAACATACTCGGGTTTTCggttctgacaagtggggtccatagctcagtaatccagaccattggtctgttaggTCTcggcatggatggatgatgcatagaaattctcttAGACAGGGTGTTGGCACTTGGTTTGTTTTCTGGCACGTGTAGTAGTGTATGCAGGCATGTGAAAATTAATATATGAGTTGATTCAAAaatgatcaactttgaccccaagcgctaAAATAAGCAAATAATTCTAATATGAATAGATATATGACTAGATTATGAGAATATCGGTTGTCTACTTAGCTACTTGCAAATAATTTATAATGATTGGGTGATAATTGGAGGGCGAGGTTTTTCCTCTGAAGATGAGTTGcgcttaggggtgtacatcgaatcGAACTGGCcttcgctcgactcggctcggccactagctcacctcagcttgaacttggcccggttcagtccttgagcctgactggctagctcggcccGATTTGGTCCgcagctcaggccagtttaagccgagttcgagtcaagattgagccgagttcccctgtgcaacattttcacaaacacctggactataccttcaaaatctcactgtatttaagacaacaacaatggttttacaggtatttttatcaaacaccttctaagcaacataaaaaatcaagaaaaaaagggtattggtttcatatacataccttcctaaccactagccacacttcgatgagtcatttcatcaaaaacttggtgagcaacatcaatatcaaagtaatcgagtcaccgaactggtttgatctaagttcgattcgagttaggttcgatctgagtcgagtcaagcaggggccagctcgaactcattttcgagctaaaaaaaatcagctcgactcgacacgaactcaacttcaaaccgagtcatatcgagctttttcgagtcgattcgagtcgagcgagctaaccaagctagctcggttcatgtacacctctcgTTGCACTTTACCTTTCAAAAGAAATAACTAGAATATTAGtgcaattaaataaataaataaataaaccttacAATCGGCCACTAAGATCGACTGCAAGAATGTGTCTTTTAAAAGAACTGTAAGATATTAGATAAAAGACAAATCCAACACAGATTTGGATCATAAATAGGAACTACATATAAGAATTATTGTTACTAGATTATCACTACTCCTAAGATAACTAGAGATAAattaaattgatagatttggtttgattgaTCATGGGATTGTGTTTTTCTACGTTGATTTCCTCTGCTACATATAGATCTATCTTACAGCCTTCATTCAAGTGTTTCTTCTCTCCAATTCAGCAGTTATGGCAGCTGAAGAGTCATTatctaaatcattttttttttacatacgtTCCTTTTTTGACTATTCTTCTTCTCTCGACCAAACTCCATTATACCTTCTTGATTATAATTTGTCTTTTTGTCCCATTCTAAGTTTTTACTTAGCTCGATCGCAATACCTTAATTACACATCGTTCTCAGATGACGTGTAGCACTAAATCAATGCCAACTATGATTCCGTAAAAATTATACTATATATCTGAGAAAATCTTTTCATACACTTGTAACTCTGTGTAACGACATGTCATTTTTTTATTGTCTTTGTTCTAATAGGTTAAAAATAAGGTACAACAATAGACAATCATAATATTCCAATTTCACCTAAACTAAAGTCCTAAGGTAAATGGTTTGATATGTTGAActgacaaaaattataaggataaatactttgtgacgtggtcgacatggaagcatgccatataTTACTCGGTCAACCCTTGCAGTCGGaccatgatgcgacccatcgaggataagataatgtctacatatttgtcaaggatagtcgaaaaaatAATCCTTatccctatggcaccagagaaccaccctgaagcctctaaagtgaagGAGAGTTCCTTCTTGACCATtcgagatttcatggaggaatccaaggaaactggcaaggtatacgccgtagtggtgaagggtgaGGAATCGAAACCCTCAAACATTTcttcaagtttaagactattactaaacgaattcaaagaactTTAGCCTGAAGATTTACCTAATAGAttgccccctatgagggatattcAACATCATATAGACTTCAttcctggggctagcctgcccaaccacgCTCATTATTGGATGaatccgaaggagtgtgagatactttagggACAAATgtaggaattgatccgtaaggatctcttaagagagagcatgagcccatgtgtcgtaccaacATTATTAACACCAAAAAAAGATGGGAGCTGGCATATGTGTGTCAACAGCCGAGcaattaataaaattatcatcaaatatcggttcccaatccTACGGTTGGATGATATGCTCGATATACTAAAAGGGGTCaaagtgttctctaaactagacctGAGGAGCGGGTCCCATTAGATTCGTATCCGacctggtgatgagtgaaaaatgacattcaagaccaaggaagggttgtataagTGGTtgatcatgcccttcggtctatcaAATGCACTGAGTActtttatatatttgatgaatcaagttctaaaactatTCACTCAccaatttgtggtagtatattttaatgacatactgatatatagccaggatgagacagagcacaggaaacatctaaggcaggtgctacaggtcctacaaatttATAAGTTGCACCTCAACTGGAAGAAGTGTAGTATTTTAACGGACAACCtattatttttaggatttgttgtaacgtacATGGGCATTCGTGTGAACGATGAAAAGGTACGAGCTATTAGGGAGTGGCCGATCCCGATAAACATTtatgaggtaaggagttttcatgggttggtgATCTTTAATCATCGATTCATATGAAATTTTAGCATAATAGTTGTGcctattacagattgcatgaaaaaaaggaCCGTTTTAATATACCGATGAAGctaacaagagctttcatgagatcaagcatcatttATCCACAACACCAGTCTTGGTGCTTTCTAATTTCGACAAGCTGTTTGAGGTTGAGTATAACACTTCATACATTAAAATTGGAGGaatattatcacaggaaggcaggtcagtagccttctacagcgagaagcatAGCGAAGCCCGAATGAAGTGGTTgacgtatgagcttgagttgtacgtagTTGTTCAAGCGCTGCGACATTGGtggcattatttgattcaaagagagtttgtttgaTACATTGACCATTAATCATTAAAGTTTATTGATAATCAGATTAACGTGAATCtgtgaatcatgtgcatgctagataGGTTGCGTTTTTACAGTAATTCACGTTCGTTATGAagtacaagtcagggcagcagaacaaggtggctgatgcacttagctgtcatgcatcactacttattatgatgagcaacgaggtggttggctttgactgtctcaaggagctatatgccgaggatgaggacttcaaagattcttagatgaagtgccaagaaagtCACCCAGGTGACCTTTATATACGGgacggtttcctcttcaaagagaatcaattgtgcatcccccaaagttctctgagagagtagattattcaggagctatatagaggtggcctcggtggataCCTTGGGCAAGAGAAGACGTAAGCTCTTGCGGAAGAGATGTATTACTAGGTATAATTGGTACGTGATATGAAAAAAGCTATacaatgttgtcatgtttgtTAGACCTCCAAAGGATAATATcaaaatacgggcctctacaccccattatcTATGCTTGACGGTCCTTGAGAAGATTTATCTATAGACTTCATGCTtgatctcccacgaacacaacgcggcatgaatTCGGTGTTCGTGATTGTAGATCATTTCTCTAAGATGGTGTACTTTATTCCATGAAAGAAGAccatcgatgcaacacacgtggtgaatctattcttcataaaggtcgtacggctacacggagTCCCTAAGACTATTACTTTTGATCGTGACACGAGGTTCATTAGTCACTTTTagcagactttgtggactcgattcaatACATGACTTCAATTTagtagcgcctaccacccacagactaatggatagaccgaggttgtgaatcgcacgtcgGAAAACCTCATTCgctgtatttcaagagaaaaactgaagcagtgagatttgagCTTGTCTCAatcagagtttgcattcaacaacatggtaaaccactcgacaggaaaatcactgttccagattatctacggacgagtgcctcaccACACATTTGACCTGGTCCCTCTTCCCATGCGTcgaggcacgagcattgcagtagaacatatgacagacatgatcatgggcatccatgcggaagtgtagaccaagctacatgcctcaaacgagaagtataaggaataagtggacaagcatcggcgacaaaaagtgttcgaggtgggcgaccgcgttatggtccatctgcataAGGAGAGATTTCTAAccaggacgtacaacaagttgaagaataagaagaatgaaCCCGtctcaatcatccgaaagatcaatcaatgacaacgcttatgttgttgatcttccagatgatatagcaatctcatggactttcaacgtaggagacctgaccgagtatcgtGAACCGGAgcaggacaagttcttttgaagtggaggggactgatgtagagtgggtcgtggatagtttcatggctaagatggatcagaaaaggctcgatcgatgacagaagtgattcggattgtcggaccttagatcgggcatatctcacaattcAAAATGAGTTATtgggtgtaaaatatatgattttagggtagaacgaactactttagtcacccaacctagctatgctgggttgcgcaagccggatttgtgaaatacccctagatcgacgattgttttcttattttaattccgtttttactataaatagtaagttttagtttgattatagctcttcatccgttgggctttaggagttgtagaATAATTAGAGAATAacttagtgaagccaaataggacactatttttggctgaaaatcttgccgactgtctataaatagtaagtttactatttatagtaagttgcgaattctaagagttttattgtagtttgcttctgatttctctcccattgcttggtatccctatttaaagggttgtgaacttgtttatttcatttattaataaattttgaattttaatttataaaatttattttctattttgcttgctttctttctcgtggattcgggAAGCATatatgaggagttcagagaagttccaTGAACTCGggatagttatcctcttgagaaagacaatgatcgacctcatcatgtccatccctgcATCACCATTTTAGAAAAGTATCAGCAAACTATTGCCTATCCTCAATAACCAGGTGTGTTGGATGGTATGGAAAGGCAAGTGCAGTTTTTGGTCAATGGACTGGATAGAGGTAGGGCCACTAAAGAGCTGGTGTTTGAAGGAGATTCTTGAGGAGATTAAAGCCTAGATGGTTGGGCCCTAAAGGTCTACATCAACCTAGTTCTCTTTCAAAGCTTCTACCACAGGTAGTGCCGGATCATGTTCACAACAAAGGTTTCTGCACAAATCTCAGAGAGGACCTAGGGGCTTTGTGTTTCAGGAACTCCGTAATAGGAAACCCACGTCCTCTCACAAGCATGTCTTTCGTTTTGTATTAGAGTGGGCCTGACCTAATTTATTCACACAAGTTAAATCACACTTAAGGACAATtgctattttattattaataAGGGGAAGGATCTAAAGCTTAAAGCTAATTTATGAGTTGGTTCTAAAAAACTCAATTCCCTGGCGCATTGCAAACATGcatatgatccaaaccatttatttaTTGGGACGTAGCATGGATTGCCCTTCCACTGAAAATCACATTATAGTACAAGAAGTTggccttttaccgatgaaatttatttcgtcggtaaaaaggacATCGGTAAAAAGGACTTTCCAAGACGAAATTACCGATAGAATTATttatcgtaggtaaaagtgtttttcccgatgaaatttttcatttcgtcagtaaaaaggaCTTTTCCCGACGAAATTACTGACGAAATTATTTATCGTAGG is drawn from Magnolia sinica isolate HGM2019 chromosome 5, MsV1, whole genome shotgun sequence and contains these coding sequences:
- the LOC131247416 gene encoding heavy metal-associated isoprenylated plant protein 36-like, giving the protein MAKEGDFKRVDLKVSANCCEGCKKKVKKALMNIDGVVGTHVHVSEPKVTVVGNVDVQILIKKLAKVGKPTEIWPGEDRTVDNKQKKDESSAKVVEQDESGAKKKEKGVDGGNKSETTDKINENESKKGKKKDPKGDGASTSMNDSTSETMKTVNPPPQVNCTISPGIVHRDCDVASDRQCFMPGPSMVATPYYIIDASPAHLPFNVDDGYYHHMPVSHQPPPVRSPEPMFPDYYSDDESIGCSVM